A single genomic interval of Brevibacillus brevis harbors:
- the ruvX gene encoding Holliday junction resolvase RuvX: MTRLMGLDVGDKTIGVAVSDELGWTAQGVETIKRQSKEKDLARLSELVSQYQIGAFVVGLPKNMNGTIGPRAEMCQAFGKLLEERMSLPVHMWDERLTTMAAERMLISADVSRQKRKTVIDKMAATLILQGYLDAKSR; this comes from the coding sequence ATGACACGATTGATGGGGTTGGATGTAGGCGACAAGACTATTGGAGTGGCTGTCAGCGATGAGCTGGGATGGACTGCGCAAGGAGTAGAGACCATCAAGCGACAATCCAAGGAAAAGGATCTTGCCCGCCTGAGCGAATTAGTTTCGCAGTATCAAATTGGGGCTTTCGTCGTTGGTTTGCCCAAAAACATGAACGGAACCATAGGCCCGCGTGCTGAAATGTGTCAAGCATTTGGCAAGCTTTTGGAGGAACGCATGTCTCTTCCTGTCCACATGTGGGACGAACGCTTGACGACGATGGCGGCAGAGCGTATGCTGATTTCTGCTGATGTCAGCCGTCAAAAGCGAAAGACAGTGATAGATAAAATGGCGGCCACTTTAATCCTCCAAGGATATTTGGACGCGAAATCGAGGTGA
- a CDS encoding DUF1292 domain-containing protein produces MSEEMMEEFEVGDVIALTEEGTEEPRDFRIMYIFDIEDRSYLVLVPVDQEEEEEYEVHFLRYDGTDMLQPIEDDEEWEQVEATFETLIADLEKDGI; encoded by the coding sequence ATGAGTGAAGAGATGATGGAAGAGTTCGAAGTGGGCGATGTGATCGCGCTGACGGAAGAAGGTACCGAGGAACCGCGAGATTTTCGTATCATGTACATTTTTGACATTGAAGACCGCAGCTATTTGGTGCTCGTACCAGTAGATCAGGAAGAGGAAGAAGAGTATGAGGTTCACTTCCTGCGTTATGACGGTACAGACATGCTCCAGCCAATCGAGGATGATGAAGAGTGGGAGCAAGTAGAAGCTACCTTCGAAACGTTGATTGCTGATTTGGAGAAAGACGGAATTTAA
- the mltG gene encoding endolytic transglycosylase MltG: MKPMSAKPDFNPGRPVTNRRRRGGRIVMWLVALLLLIILAAGGAAWYVYQQLQPVAGEQTVKNVAIPSGSSVQKIGRLLEEQGLIRNADVFNYYVKYKGVAPDLKAGEYQFTTGQAIDEILTAMVEGNTVINANRFTIPEGWNVEQIADHLDKEGIVEKAAFLKEVNEGAFPDYPFVAAIPKHTDRKHRLEGYLFPETYEVDKDATAHDVVSRMLAQFQKEWKPEWTEQLKQHDLTLDEAVNLASIVEREVTVDKERPLVAGVYYNRIRDKWPLQADATVQFVLGKQRDRLTFEDLKVKSPYNTYTNPGLPPGPIASPGRASLEAVVNPAKHDYFFYVTKKDGTSEHYFSKTLQEHEANDKKSRGN, from the coding sequence TTGAAACCAATGTCAGCGAAGCCTGATTTTAACCCCGGACGCCCTGTGACAAATCGACGCAGACGTGGCGGACGAATTGTGATGTGGCTGGTAGCCTTGTTGTTGTTGATCATTTTGGCTGCGGGGGGAGCAGCGTGGTACGTGTACCAGCAATTACAGCCAGTTGCAGGTGAACAGACGGTGAAGAACGTGGCAATTCCGTCCGGTTCATCCGTACAAAAAATCGGTCGACTTCTGGAAGAACAAGGTCTGATCCGAAATGCCGATGTATTTAATTACTACGTGAAGTATAAAGGCGTGGCCCCTGATCTTAAGGCAGGAGAATACCAATTTACGACTGGCCAAGCCATTGACGAGATACTAACTGCCATGGTGGAAGGAAACACCGTGATCAATGCGAACCGATTTACGATCCCAGAAGGCTGGAATGTCGAACAGATCGCAGATCATCTCGATAAAGAAGGCATTGTAGAGAAGGCAGCATTCTTAAAAGAAGTAAATGAAGGTGCATTTCCCGACTATCCTTTTGTCGCAGCTATACCGAAGCATACAGATCGAAAACATCGTCTGGAAGGGTATCTGTTCCCGGAAACGTATGAGGTGGACAAGGATGCTACAGCACATGATGTCGTCTCGCGTATGCTGGCTCAATTTCAAAAGGAATGGAAGCCAGAGTGGACAGAGCAACTAAAGCAGCACGATTTAACCCTGGATGAAGCGGTTAATCTCGCATCGATCGTTGAGCGAGAAGTAACAGTAGACAAGGAGCGTCCACTTGTAGCAGGCGTGTACTACAATCGGATTCGCGATAAGTGGCCGTTGCAGGCTGATGCTACCGTTCAATTTGTTCTCGGCAAACAACGAGACCGTCTGACCTTCGAGGACCTAAAAGTAAAAAGCCCGTACAACACGTACACAAATCCTGGCTTGCCACCGGGGCCGATTGCAAGCCCAGGCAGAGCTTCACTTGAAGCAGTCGTCAATCCGGCTAAACACGATTACTTTTTCTACGTGACGAAAAAAGACGGAACGTCCGAGCACTACTTTTCCAAAACACTGCAAGAGCATGAAGCAAATGATAAGAAAAGCAGGGGAAACTAA
- a CDS encoding O-methyltransferase — MITNPAIDDYVSSLVPERSLLLKRLEQEAAEENIPIVQLPSAQVMRMLLLLHRPKAILEVGTAIGYSTIWLAEAAPEARIVTMDIDEDRLVRARENIKEAGCADRVEILSRDATLGLPESYQFDCLFIDAAKGQYRVFLDLYLPLLREGGLVISDNVLFRGLVATPEEAGKRQRPMVDKLLSYNSHLMERPDLETTFIPVGDGLAISMKKK, encoded by the coding sequence ATGATTACCAATCCGGCAATTGACGACTACGTGTCAAGCCTGGTTCCCGAGCGTTCTTTGCTGCTCAAGCGATTGGAGCAGGAGGCGGCAGAGGAAAACATTCCGATTGTGCAGCTCCCGTCCGCTCAAGTCATGCGGATGTTGTTGTTGCTGCATCGTCCCAAAGCGATTCTTGAAGTGGGTACGGCAATTGGCTATTCCACCATTTGGCTTGCAGAAGCTGCACCGGAAGCGCGAATTGTCACAATGGACATAGATGAAGATCGATTGGTGAGAGCACGGGAAAATATAAAAGAAGCAGGATGTGCAGATCGTGTGGAAATACTCTCACGTGACGCCACTTTAGGGCTGCCGGAGTCGTATCAATTTGACTGCTTGTTTATCGATGCAGCCAAAGGGCAGTATCGAGTATTCCTCGATTTGTATCTACCGCTTCTTCGCGAAGGCGGTTTGGTAATCAGCGACAACGTCCTGTTCCGAGGACTGGTGGCGACCCCAGAAGAAGCGGGCAAGCGCCAGCGTCCGATGGTGGACAAGCTGCTTTCTTATAATTCACATCTGATGGAGCGTCCTGATTTAGAAACGACATTTATTCCAGTAGGAGATGGGCTGGCCATCAGTATGAAAAAGAAGTAA
- the udk gene encoding uridine kinase: MGNPVLIGVAGGSGSGKTTVAKELYRQFQNDSVTMIEQDSYYKDQSHLSPEERALTNYDHPFAFDNDLLLAHLQELMQGKAIQKPIYDFKVHNRKPEQIQVDPKDVIILEGMLILEDERIRDLMDIKVFVDTDADVRIARRIVRDIEERGRSLDSVVTQYLNVVRPMHLQFIEPTKRYADVIIPEGGYNRVALDLLSTKISNILLEKQQFANQS; encoded by the coding sequence ATGGGTAACCCCGTATTGATTGGGGTAGCGGGAGGCAGTGGTTCCGGAAAAACGACTGTTGCAAAGGAGCTGTACCGCCAGTTCCAAAATGATAGTGTAACGATGATTGAGCAGGATTCCTACTACAAGGATCAAAGCCATTTGAGCCCAGAAGAGCGGGCGTTGACGAACTATGACCATCCCTTCGCTTTTGACAACGATTTGTTGCTTGCGCATTTGCAAGAGCTAATGCAAGGAAAAGCGATCCAAAAACCGATCTACGACTTCAAGGTGCATAACCGCAAGCCAGAGCAAATCCAGGTCGACCCGAAGGATGTCATCATTCTGGAAGGAATGCTGATTCTGGAGGATGAGCGGATTCGTGATTTGATGGATATCAAGGTATTCGTCGATACGGATGCGGATGTGCGTATTGCACGCCGAATCGTACGTGACATCGAAGAGCGCGGTCGTTCCCTCGATTCAGTGGTGACACAGTACTTAAACGTTGTTCGACCGATGCATTTGCAGTTTATTGAGCCGACCAAGCGATATGCAGACGTCATCATCCCAGAAGGCGGCTACAACCGAGTAGCATTGGATCTGTTATCGACGAAGATCAGCAATATTTTATTGGAGAAGCAACAATTCGCCAATCAATCATAA
- a CDS encoding peptidoglycan D,D-transpeptidase FtsI family protein → MQLDRRIKRRHFLVLLSMSLLWLGLVARLWWIQLGSPHRFSRHGVDLVKAAVKQRQQSIVLHSGRGDIVDRNGYAFTGEEHLALILFPLARGSLQGTDGLQRLAQITGESKERLSETMEKAKVPLLMREESGKLVMLTERQAEEINALAIPGVVALAVTERYRADEVAKHLIGFIHKNPDMVQKLYPDEWTSGKMNAESTLGASGLERSFDRFLQGVEPSVLSYYVDGHGQPLRGLDIRYTKQSNQYYPLSLTTTLDAAIQRSMEAAADQVGLKEGSIVVLDVQTADVLAAVSRPTYDQTNVTGNASDWKNRAFKQLPPGSVYKTVVAAAALAEGIVSPIDRFTCTGEYGKYQFSCWKKEGHGSVTLEEAYAQSCNIAIAHIAKLVGGEKLEEYAKKLGLTTQVGHVTPNLYKLKNFKQLDGEEPGRVFAEGVSRDDEGVLIQSAIGQRDVRISPLQAANMMVTILRGGQSSQVRLVKEIAYRNGQSFHTFPEQDLALDGIDYVTANKLRKMMRKVVTEGTGQMLMNSTWQVAGKSGTAQIGDANGNNHLWFLGYAPLEEPRYAICVVAENQPSWGKNQAMELFHRAVAELADHTAQS, encoded by the coding sequence ATGCAGTTGGATCGACGAATCAAAAGACGTCACTTTCTTGTATTGCTGTCCATGTCGTTGTTATGGCTCGGTTTGGTCGCGCGCTTGTGGTGGATTCAACTCGGATCGCCCCATCGGTTTTCTCGGCATGGCGTTGATTTGGTAAAGGCAGCAGTAAAACAAAGACAGCAAAGCATCGTACTGCATAGCGGGCGTGGCGATATCGTAGATCGAAATGGGTACGCCTTTACCGGAGAAGAGCATCTCGCCTTGATTTTGTTCCCGTTGGCACGTGGGAGCCTGCAAGGAACAGATGGCTTGCAGCGATTGGCTCAAATAACCGGAGAATCTAAGGAACGGCTGTCGGAGACGATGGAAAAGGCAAAAGTACCGCTACTCATGCGAGAGGAATCCGGCAAGCTGGTGATGCTCACCGAGCGGCAGGCCGAGGAAATCAATGCACTTGCCATCCCAGGAGTAGTGGCATTGGCGGTGACAGAACGATACCGCGCGGATGAAGTAGCCAAGCATCTGATTGGTTTTATCCATAAAAATCCCGACATGGTGCAGAAGCTGTATCCAGATGAATGGACCAGCGGGAAAATGAATGCCGAGAGCACGCTGGGAGCATCGGGTCTGGAGCGAAGCTTCGACCGGTTTTTACAAGGGGTAGAGCCGTCTGTCTTGTCCTATTATGTAGATGGGCACGGACAACCGCTCCGAGGGTTGGATATTCGCTATACAAAGCAGTCGAATCAATACTATCCGCTGTCATTAACGACTACCTTGGATGCAGCAATCCAACGAAGCATGGAGGCAGCAGCCGATCAAGTAGGCTTAAAAGAGGGCAGTATCGTCGTTTTGGACGTACAAACAGCCGATGTTCTTGCAGCTGTGAGCCGCCCTACCTATGATCAAACAAATGTCACGGGAAACGCAAGCGACTGGAAGAATCGCGCATTCAAGCAACTCCCGCCTGGTTCTGTCTATAAAACAGTGGTAGCAGCCGCTGCGTTGGCGGAAGGGATTGTTTCACCAATTGACCGTTTCACATGTACAGGGGAGTACGGGAAGTACCAATTCTCCTGCTGGAAAAAAGAAGGTCACGGCAGTGTGACACTGGAAGAAGCGTATGCCCAATCCTGCAACATTGCGATTGCCCATATTGCCAAGCTGGTGGGCGGAGAAAAGTTGGAGGAATATGCAAAAAAGCTGGGCTTGACCACTCAAGTGGGGCATGTTACTCCCAATCTGTATAAACTCAAAAACTTCAAGCAGCTGGATGGCGAAGAGCCGGGGAGAGTCTTTGCAGAGGGAGTATCCCGCGACGATGAAGGCGTCCTGATTCAAAGCGCCATTGGTCAACGGGATGTACGAATATCCCCCTTGCAAGCAGCCAACATGATGGTAACGATTTTGCGTGGCGGTCAAAGCTCTCAAGTACGGCTAGTAAAAGAGATCGCATACCGAAATGGTCAGTCGTTCCATACGTTCCCAGAGCAGGACCTCGCTTTGGACGGAATTGACTACGTCACAGCTAATAAATTGCGAAAAATGATGCGTAAAGTCGTCACCGAGGGAACAGGACAGATGCTCATGAATTCCACTTGGCAGGTGGCAGGCAAAAGCGGGACTGCACAAATCGGGGATGCGAATGGAAACAACCATCTGTGGTTTCTCGGGTACGCCCCGTTAGAAGAGCCGCGTTACGCCATTTGTGTCGTGGCAGAAAATCAGCCGAGCTGGGGGAAAAACCAGGCTATGGAGCTTTTTCACCGAGCTGTTGCTGAGCTTGCCGATCATACAGCTCAATCTTGA
- a CDS encoding Mov34/MPN/PAD-1 family protein, with protein sequence MTTLYITPKAWKQIEQAVRKKPSLETGGVMMGYPLGEDRWVVTYASEPGPNAIHQPHSIFFDDTHLNKLVRKLSRHRQWKYIGDWHSHTVKRLSPSKGDKRTIWAKASQSMYMSSSPLMLIVGLGKNNQINARGFILGNTLREVKIELYDRQAQQQLGEKAP encoded by the coding sequence ATGACGACGCTGTACATCACACCAAAAGCGTGGAAACAGATTGAGCAGGCCGTACGAAAAAAACCCTCGCTTGAAACAGGAGGGGTCATGATGGGATACCCACTTGGTGAAGATAGATGGGTCGTTACGTATGCAAGTGAACCAGGCCCAAATGCGATTCACCAGCCACATTCTATTTTTTTCGATGACACGCATCTCAATAAGCTCGTCCGAAAATTAAGCAGACATCGACAATGGAAATACATTGGTGATTGGCATAGTCATACGGTAAAACGCCTATCTCCCAGCAAAGGTGATAAGAGAACCATTTGGGCAAAAGCGTCACAGTCCATGTACATGTCCTCCTCTCCCCTCATGCTGATCGTCGGGCTAGGTAAAAACAATCAAATTAACGCAAGAGGCTTCATCCTCGGAAATACTCTTCGCGAGGTCAAGATTGAGCTGTATGATCGGCAAGCTCAGCAACAGCTCGGTGAAAAAGCTCCATAG
- a CDS encoding HD-GYP domain-containing protein, with protein MPLAPVDLSLIGQVLAADLYTEQGILLLGQNTTVTPAHVILLQKQRVREVDIIQSLTEGTGEEVTSQLFQLEADSETVAAYVQALDKTRLLFDELTVGGAPSLEHFSNIFFDVAEKSTKHLGLFRNLYVLEGADSYTYRHSLNVGILCSLIARLMKWDEERIAFMGTAGFLHDIGKMRVPKEILLKPGKLSEEEFAIMKKHTVYGYEMIREMEGGSELLALCALLHHERLDGSGYPEQRKGDSIPIECQVLAVADMFDAICSDRVYKGRTSPFEAAQLLWKEACNGALNVEIVAQFVRYIALLYVGAKARLSSGEEVEVILIHQDEPMRPLVRRMGEFLDLRHDRKLTIEKMIG; from the coding sequence ATGCCTTTGGCACCTGTTGATCTCTCACTGATTGGACAAGTTTTAGCGGCTGATTTGTACACCGAACAAGGAATTTTGCTGCTGGGACAAAACACGACGGTCACGCCTGCCCATGTGATCCTATTGCAAAAGCAACGAGTCCGTGAGGTTGACATTATACAGAGTCTAACGGAGGGAACCGGTGAAGAAGTTACTTCTCAGCTATTCCAGCTAGAGGCAGATTCCGAGACTGTTGCTGCTTATGTACAAGCCCTCGACAAAACGAGACTACTCTTCGATGAACTGACAGTTGGCGGGGCACCGAGTCTTGAGCATTTTTCCAACATCTTTTTTGATGTAGCAGAAAAATCGACGAAGCATTTGGGGTTGTTCCGGAACTTGTACGTACTGGAAGGGGCAGACAGCTATACATACCGACATTCATTAAATGTAGGCATTCTTTGTTCGCTCATTGCTCGCTTGATGAAATGGGATGAAGAGCGAATAGCATTCATGGGGACGGCCGGATTTTTGCATGACATTGGGAAAATGAGGGTACCGAAGGAAATATTGCTTAAGCCAGGCAAGCTAAGTGAAGAAGAATTTGCGATCATGAAGAAGCATACCGTCTACGGCTATGAAATGATCCGTGAGATGGAGGGTGGATCTGAGCTGTTGGCTTTGTGTGCCTTGCTGCATCACGAGCGACTCGACGGGTCTGGCTATCCGGAGCAAAGAAAAGGCGATAGCATTCCGATCGAATGTCAGGTGCTCGCCGTTGCCGACATGTTTGATGCGATCTGTTCTGATCGGGTGTACAAAGGGAGGACGTCCCCATTCGAGGCAGCACAGCTCTTGTGGAAGGAAGCCTGTAACGGGGCGTTAAATGTTGAGATCGTTGCACAGTTTGTCCGCTACATTGCCTTGCTGTACGTAGGTGCGAAGGCGAGGTTGAGTAGTGGGGAAGAAGTGGAAGTGATTCTTATCCATCAGGATGAACCGATGCGGCCGTTGGTCAGAAGAATGGGTGAATTCCTCGATTTGCGGCATGATCGCAAGCTGACGATTGAAAAAATGATTGGATAG
- a CDS encoding GNAT family N-acetyltransferase — MIRKAEPTDAAFAAPLIYDAIGDIAHTLTGATEAADAIRMMEEFFAKENNRLSYENAVIAMDGDVPVGLALFYHGSQTEVLDRPFVEHVQRLTGETITLVKEAKDDEFYLDSVAVDSSCRGKGIGSLLLNAFEKEAIQRGHDRIALLVDEEKPRARKLYESLGYREDGTVIVSGHKLSHMVKDLSDKA; from the coding sequence ATGATACGCAAAGCGGAACCCACAGATGCAGCTTTTGCTGCGCCATTAATTTATGATGCCATTGGCGATATCGCGCATACGTTGACAGGTGCAACGGAGGCAGCAGATGCGATTCGCATGATGGAGGAGTTTTTTGCGAAGGAAAATAACCGGCTCAGCTACGAAAACGCGGTGATTGCCATGGATGGAGATGTACCGGTAGGACTGGCGCTCTTTTATCATGGAAGCCAAACAGAGGTGCTCGATCGTCCCTTCGTTGAGCATGTCCAACGTTTGACTGGCGAGACGATTACGCTTGTAAAAGAAGCAAAGGATGACGAATTTTATTTGGATTCTGTCGCGGTTGATTCCTCATGCAGAGGGAAGGGGATCGGATCACTTCTGCTGAATGCCTTTGAAAAAGAAGCGATTCAGCGCGGGCATGACCGAATCGCTTTGCTTGTTGACGAGGAAAAACCACGTGCACGCAAGCTGTATGAATCGCTCGGCTATCGTGAGGATGGGACAGTGATCGTAAGCGGTCATAAATTGAGCCATATGGTGAAGGACCTATCGGATAAGGCGTAA
- a CDS encoding DUF1266 domain-containing protein, with protein MTKEAENEKEIDPKLRRYLHALSSVCLNQKRLAYYLAIHEYNRLRDTFLRLRIDNRWDTGDAAKTQERLTWFLEHGRRTEFDQHRHVLSALSAANRSNYIASLKKGDMESARQLVVYSYMNRLPHAGIAAFDYAWYLIICKAGAQQSYIPKADAVESMLDIAKRIQLAYSSWEEYLFAYACGNLFDEAGASKNTSKATEAHILKLLTGKYSPIREFDWKFDLTPYLPSPQVENLPSFSS; from the coding sequence ATGACAAAAGAGGCAGAAAACGAAAAAGAGATCGATCCAAAGTTAAGGCGCTACTTGCATGCTCTCTCCTCTGTTTGCTTAAATCAGAAGCGGCTCGCGTATTATTTGGCCATCCACGAATACAACCGCCTGCGCGATACCTTTCTGCGGCTTCGAATCGATAACAGATGGGATACGGGAGATGCAGCCAAAACGCAAGAGCGCTTGACTTGGTTTTTGGAACATGGGCGAAGAACTGAATTTGATCAGCATCGCCACGTATTATCCGCACTCAGCGCTGCCAATCGTTCCAATTACATCGCATCCTTAAAAAAAGGCGACATGGAGTCAGCCCGGCAGTTGGTTGTGTACTCGTACATGAACAGACTCCCACATGCCGGCATTGCCGCCTTTGATTACGCCTGGTATCTCATTATTTGCAAAGCGGGCGCCCAACAGTCCTATATTCCCAAGGCAGATGCTGTAGAAAGCATGCTGGACATAGCCAAGCGAATCCAACTCGCATATTCGAGCTGGGAAGAGTATTTATTTGCATATGCATGCGGCAATCTTTTCGACGAAGCAGGCGCATCCAAAAATACGAGTAAAGCAACCGAAGCTCATATTTTGAAGCTCCTGACGGGTAAGTACAGTCCGATTCGTGAATTTGACTGGAAGTTTGATCTCACACCTTACTTGCCCTCTCCTCAAGTAGAAAACTTGCCTTCTTTTAGCAGCTAA
- a CDS encoding J domain-containing protein, producing MGIWEILGIEPTDNPAQIKKAYAKKLKVHNPEVDPEGFQRLREAYDLALKYTRNTKRNRMFEETPLPERLDEREEHEPEEEQPIFDPPQRLTLFDSFLEETTQEVVSQEEIPIPKRYDFTESYDHSERSLNPDDMVERFFRRTQELYDNYYERIQLENWRELLNNEAMWNVGCHQLIDTRFLHFLEEHYHLPHEVWMLLDSHFQWREKSEKLAIQLSGRFIAYLNGQLNRTFTLRYHSFENREDLDIEAFLEWRSDALFALMENDWETAQGYLAKAHALYALDPDLIRLQGEYFLRTGNKNRAFHAFDQLLRLDPDNIDAYLYRARLFLEKGDAADAIKDCEEILARMPELWDARSLLGKGYLQLGEWEKAQEVFQEMLSHNPSDIDAKICLTQIQSPFNKVTEPATNKLAKGARRKNLRALGLPGNLSRFKQFFAIYTRRNIWTIIFLLLLHYAMFAVVSMKLEMTPEQMFDSLVNTYKPVQIKTIDELKQTPLGYQVEFTLTKASYINMLRVYDKEKHPEPKAEFIPAAKAEERDLLNADTGYINVWYLDQQAIIVITDYDHAKEIHDKHSITMRGTHKVIPDGEMLPVIVNALDKRRHPHNAVLVTDTYINAKADLEEKGWTGSWLLGILAMISLLYYIRIIREIPKTRKALTFH from the coding sequence ATGGGGATTTGGGAGATTCTCGGGATTGAACCGACGGACAATCCTGCCCAGATAAAAAAGGCTTATGCCAAAAAGTTGAAGGTGCACAATCCGGAAGTTGATCCTGAAGGCTTTCAGCGATTGCGAGAGGCGTATGACCTCGCCCTGAAGTACACACGCAATACTAAGCGGAATCGTATGTTCGAAGAAACGCCCCTACCGGAAAGACTGGATGAGCGGGAGGAGCATGAACCGGAAGAAGAGCAACCTATCTTCGATCCACCACAGCGGCTCACACTGTTTGACAGTTTTTTAGAGGAAACAACGCAAGAAGTAGTCTCTCAAGAAGAAATCCCCATTCCCAAGCGGTACGATTTCACGGAGAGCTACGATCATTCCGAACGCTCCTTGAACCCCGATGATATGGTGGAGCGTTTTTTCCGGCGTACGCAAGAGCTGTACGATAACTATTACGAGCGTATCCAGCTTGAAAACTGGCGTGAGTTGCTGAATAACGAGGCCATGTGGAATGTCGGCTGCCATCAACTCATCGATACGCGATTTCTCCACTTTTTAGAAGAACACTACCATTTGCCTCATGAGGTGTGGATGCTGCTCGATTCCCATTTTCAATGGCGGGAGAAATCGGAAAAGCTCGCAATCCAGCTCTCAGGACGTTTTATCGCTTACCTGAACGGGCAGCTCAATCGGACCTTCACGCTGCGTTACCACTCTTTTGAGAATCGCGAGGACTTGGATATTGAAGCGTTTCTTGAATGGCGCAGCGATGCGTTATTTGCCCTCATGGAAAATGATTGGGAAACGGCTCAGGGCTATTTGGCAAAAGCCCATGCCCTGTACGCTCTTGACCCCGATTTGATCCGTTTACAGGGCGAATATTTTTTGCGAACCGGCAATAAGAATCGTGCCTTTCATGCTTTTGATCAATTATTACGTCTTGATCCAGATAACATCGATGCGTATCTGTATCGTGCGCGACTTTTCCTCGAAAAGGGAGATGCTGCTGATGCGATCAAGGATTGCGAGGAAATCCTCGCTCGCATGCCAGAACTATGGGACGCTCGCAGCTTGTTGGGGAAAGGCTATCTTCAGCTAGGGGAATGGGAGAAGGCTCAAGAGGTTTTTCAGGAGATGCTTTCGCATAATCCCTCCGATATCGACGCGAAGATATGCCTGACACAAATACAGTCACCGTTTAACAAGGTGACCGAGCCCGCTACGAACAAGCTGGCCAAAGGCGCTAGGAGAAAAAACTTACGCGCACTCGGGCTGCCTGGCAATCTATCAAGGTTCAAGCAATTTTTTGCCATCTACACCAGACGTAACATTTGGACGATTATTTTTCTCCTTCTGCTCCATTACGCTATGTTTGCTGTTGTCTCCATGAAGCTGGAGATGACTCCGGAGCAGATGTTTGACTCCTTGGTCAATACATATAAACCTGTCCAAATTAAGACGATCGACGAGTTAAAACAAACTCCGCTTGGCTACCAGGTGGAATTTACATTGACCAAAGCGTCTTATATCAATATGCTCCGCGTCTATGACAAAGAGAAGCATCCCGAGCCAAAAGCCGAGTTCATTCCTGCTGCCAAAGCCGAAGAGCGAGATCTCTTAAACGCTGACACCGGTTATATAAATGTGTGGTATCTGGATCAACAAGCGATCATAGTCATTACGGACTACGACCATGCCAAAGAAATTCATGACAAGCATTCCATTACGATGCGAGGAACGCACAAGGTGATACCCGATGGTGAGATGTTGCCTGTCATAGTAAATGCTTTGGACAAACGCAGGCATCCGCACAATGCGGTTCTCGTGACCGATACGTATATCAATGCCAAGGCTGACTTAGAAGAAAAAGGATGGACAGGGTCATGGCTTCTGGGCATTCTCGCGATGATTTCCCTGTTGTATTACATCCGTATCATTCGTGAGATTCCCAAAACTCGCAAAGCATTGACATTCCACTAA